A region of Moorena producens PAL-8-15-08-1 DNA encodes the following proteins:
- a CDS encoding WD40/YVTN/BNR-like repeat-containing protein, whose translation MIDWLAIALRVLLGLFIFAIGLTLAKWIPNHRIRAITQPNRWFRQRVTLGLMLLTSLMMLGSIVLVTDIVKVNSGQAEVVSSRKYQKNIRLGTTNVAIGGGGYVTGVYLHPLEKDLVYIRTDVGGFYRWDEPKQRWIPLTEHFPFSQRNYYGGEALAVDPNDPTIVYIAAGKYPWAEPGTLFKSTDKGQTWTKLNLDLKMGANHKKKWLGERLAVDPFNSNIILFGSREDGLWKSSDAGATWENVTSFAGKPDNKIGITAIVFDKQVPGLVYASPYGDGIYKSTDSGVSWTQVAGSPKTVNRMAVGKKNILYVTSTSNPGVHKYANGVWKTMKPGGSNRIFGTLSVNPANPEDILVAFNRTQKTKFYRSLDGGATWKQQLTSANNTIPWWPKKYFANHMAAMEFDPKVPGRVWFTDWYGVWRTDDLNANPVVWTNYAAGHEEVVPFTLVSPPRGPILVSGVADVDGFYHNQGLDTYPSQRLGLGEPGKSFQDTYSIAYCETKPLQMVRVGGYRWNSTYTGATSTDGGLTWQEFASFPDNTMPMRVAMSATNPNLFVVTVSQGQPLRTKDGGMTWQKVSGLPNGPGGPWNWSQSLAADPVDGNRFYYYAKGKVYRSNDGGSSFQIVNDSLRNEGWHSLKTVPGVKGEIWLSLDRKGFYRSTDGGQSFVKLPSVTRAHLFAFGKAPQGSDTPALYIYGNIDGNLPNVENGVRNREVSETSGSSAKSRAQEPGIFQSLDMGRTWTRMGDRSRPIGNRPGVMEASKQEFGLVFIGTNGRGIYYGSQ comes from the coding sequence ATGATTGACTGGCTTGCGATCGCACTCAGGGTGCTTTTAGGCTTATTTATTTTTGCGATTGGGCTAACCCTTGCTAAGTGGATTCCCAATCACCGGATTCGAGCTATTACCCAACCAAACCGTTGGTTTAGGCAAAGGGTTACTCTAGGACTGATGCTCCTGACTAGTTTGATGATGCTCGGGTCAATTGTATTGGTCACTGATATCGTTAAGGTAAATTCAGGACAGGCTGAGGTAGTTAGCTCTCGGAAATACCAGAAAAACATTCGCCTCGGAACAACTAATGTAGCGATTGGAGGTGGTGGTTATGTCACTGGTGTTTACCTCCATCCACTGGAGAAAGACTTAGTTTATATTCGGACTGATGTGGGTGGCTTCTATCGTTGGGATGAGCCGAAGCAACGTTGGATTCCCCTGACAGAACACTTTCCCTTCTCTCAGAGAAACTACTATGGAGGAGAAGCACTGGCTGTTGATCCCAATGATCCAACTATTGTCTATATTGCAGCTGGAAAATATCCCTGGGCTGAACCAGGAACACTATTTAAATCTACCGATAAAGGACAAACTTGGACAAAGTTGAACCTAGACCTCAAGATGGGGGCTAACCACAAGAAAAAATGGCTAGGAGAGAGACTAGCTGTTGATCCGTTCAATTCCAATATTATCCTGTTCGGCTCTAGAGAAGATGGACTCTGGAAATCATCGGATGCTGGTGCTACCTGGGAAAACGTCACCTCTTTTGCAGGTAAACCAGATAACAAAATTGGTATTACAGCTATTGTCTTTGATAAACAGGTACCGGGCTTAGTGTATGCTTCGCCCTATGGAGATGGCATCTACAAATCTACTGACTCTGGGGTCAGCTGGACTCAGGTAGCTGGTAGCCCAAAAACAGTCAATCGCATGGCTGTGGGAAAAAAGAATATCCTCTACGTCACCAGTACCAGTAATCCTGGAGTCCACAAGTATGCCAATGGTGTCTGGAAAACCATGAAACCAGGAGGATCTAATCGCATTTTTGGTACGCTCAGTGTGAATCCTGCTAATCCTGAGGATATCTTAGTTGCCTTCAACCGCACACAAAAAACGAAATTCTACCGTTCCCTGGATGGCGGCGCTACCTGGAAACAGCAGCTGACTTCTGCTAACAACACTATTCCCTGGTGGCCGAAGAAGTATTTTGCCAATCATATGGCAGCGATGGAATTTGACCCGAAAGTACCGGGAAGAGTTTGGTTTACGGATTGGTACGGTGTATGGCGGACAGATGATCTTAATGCTAATCCCGTTGTTTGGACTAACTATGCCGCTGGACACGAGGAAGTGGTTCCGTTTACTCTGGTTTCACCACCCCGTGGTCCGATACTGGTAAGTGGGGTGGCGGATGTGGATGGTTTCTACCATAACCAAGGATTAGATACTTACCCCTCTCAACGACTTGGTCTGGGGGAGCCCGGTAAGTCATTCCAGGATACCTATAGTATTGCTTATTGTGAAACTAAACCCTTACAGATGGTTCGGGTTGGTGGTTACCGCTGGAATTCAACCTATACTGGAGCTACTTCCACCGATGGTGGTCTGACATGGCAAGAGTTTGCCTCATTCCCAGACAATACGATGCCGATGCGGGTGGCTATGTCTGCTACTAACCCCAATTTATTTGTTGTGACAGTTAGTCAAGGTCAGCCGTTGCGCACTAAGGATGGAGGGATGACCTGGCAAAAGGTTTCAGGATTACCCAATGGTCCGGGTGGTCCATGGAATTGGTCTCAATCTTTAGCGGCAGACCCTGTAGATGGCAACAGGTTTTATTACTATGCTAAAGGCAAAGTCTATCGTTCCAATGATGGCGGCTCATCCTTTCAAATTGTGAATGATTCACTTCGCAATGAAGGTTGGCATTCCCTGAAAACGGTGCCAGGGGTTAAGGGTGAAATTTGGCTGAGTCTAGACCGCAAGGGTTTCTATCGCTCTACCGATGGGGGTCAGTCATTCGTTAAGCTACCTTCAGTAACCAGAGCTCACCTATTTGCTTTTGGTAAAGCACCCCAGGGAAGCGACACTCCAGCACTGTATATTTATGGAAATATTGATGGAAATCTTCCCAATGTCGAGAATGGGGTTAGGAATCGGGAAGTTAGTGAGACTTCAGGAAGCTCAGCCAAAAGCCGTGCCCAAGAACCAGGAATATTCCAGTCTCTTGACATGGGACGCACGTGGACACGGATGGGCGATCGCTCCCGACCAATTGGCAATAGACCTGGTGTGATGGAGGCGAGTAAGCAGGAGTTCGGACTGGTCTTTATTGGTACCAATGGTAGGGGAATATACTACGGATCACAATAG
- a CDS encoding IS607 family transposase: protein MALIPLRKAVELTGLSKNTLRKYADDGTIRCEKTPGGTRLFDVESLLSFGKNQTNSQSSRFTICYCRVSSTKQRDDLARQIAYMHSLFPEAEIIKDIGSGLNYKRKGLRTILERVVRGYQLTIIVACRDRLTRFGFELIEYLVRSYRKSSAAFIVGKLCSIGSWFCSKAALL, encoded by the coding sequence ATGGCACTCATTCCACTCCGTAAGGCGGTCGAACTTACGGGACTCTCCAAAAATACACTACGAAAATACGCGGACGATGGAACGATTAGATGCGAAAAGACACCGGGAGGAACAAGATTGTTCGACGTTGAGAGTCTGCTTAGCTTCGGAAAAAACCAAACAAACTCTCAGTCCAGTCGATTCACAATCTGCTACTGCCGAGTCAGTTCAACTAAACAAAGAGACGACCTTGCTCGCCAAATCGCCTACATGCACTCCCTCTTTCCAGAAGCAGAAATCATCAAAGATATTGGTTCAGGGCTTAACTACAAAAGAAAAGGGCTTAGAACCATATTGGAGCGAGTTGTGCGCGGATATCAGCTCACAATTATTGTTGCCTGTAGAGACAGACTCACCCGATTCGGGTTTGAACTCATTGAGTACTTGGTTAGAAGTTACCGTAAGAGTAGTGCAGCCTTTATAGTTGGTAAATTATGCAGCATAGGGTCTTGGTTTTGTAGTAAGGCTGCACTACTCTAA
- a CDS encoding glycosyltransferase family 2 protein, with translation MKKVSVITPVYNVEKYIAATVQSVLDQTYQNFEYLLIDDGSPDQSVEICQQFLDPRIKIIRQENQGANAARNEGIREAQGEYLAFLDGDDLWLPEKLEKHIEHLENNPNLGISFSCSGFIDEAGNPLGIYQLPKLKDITMGDIICRNPISNGSCAVFRKEVFEAIKYQETIDGKTKDLYWDEGLQGSQDLDCWFRIAIQTNWHLEGIPDSLTLYRVNSGGISANLFKKQRSWEQVIEKTRSYAPEVVVEWENRARAYHSRYLARRAVTLRDGAMAVQFFNEALGSYWQMLWEEPRRTVLTGAAAYLLWLIPENLYKHIEALALKTTGSSQKRRISQAIRG, from the coding sequence ATGAAAAAAGTTTCCGTCATCACTCCAGTCTACAACGTTGAGAAGTATATTGCTGCTACAGTACAGTCAGTTTTGGATCAAACTTACCAAAATTTTGAATATTTGCTGATTGATGATGGTTCTCCTGACCAGAGTGTAGAGATTTGCCAGCAGTTCCTAGACCCCAGAATCAAAATTATTCGTCAGGAAAATCAGGGAGCTAATGCAGCAAGGAATGAAGGTATCCGCGAAGCCCAGGGAGAGTATTTAGCATTTTTAGATGGCGATGACCTATGGTTGCCTGAAAAGCTAGAAAAACATATTGAACATTTGGAAAACAATCCCAATTTGGGGATTAGCTTTAGCTGTTCTGGGTTTATCGATGAAGCAGGAAATCCCCTAGGAATCTATCAACTACCCAAGCTAAAGGACATCACCATGGGTGACATCATTTGCCGTAATCCTATTAGTAATGGCTCCTGTGCTGTGTTCCGCAAGGAGGTATTTGAAGCTATTAAGTACCAAGAGACTATTGACGGAAAGACCAAAGACCTTTATTGGGATGAGGGATTGCAAGGTTCACAGGATTTGGATTGTTGGTTTCGCATTGCTATCCAAACCAATTGGCACCTGGAAGGCATTCCTGACTCTTTGACTCTATACCGAGTCAATTCTGGTGGTATATCAGCTAACTTGTTCAAAAAACAAAGGTCTTGGGAACAGGTAATTGAGAAGACTCGTTCCTATGCTCCTGAGGTGGTGGTTGAGTGGGAAAACCGCGCCCGTGCTTACCATTCGAGGTATCTAGCTCGTCGGGCAGTTACCTTGAGAGATGGTGCCATGGCTGTCCAATTCTTCAACGAAGCTCTGGGGAGCTACTGGCAGATGCTCTGGGAAGAACCACGTCGTACGGTGTTAACTGGGGCTGCGGCCTATTTGCTCTGGCTTATACCTGAGAATCTTTACAAGCATATAGAAGCTTTAGCTTTAAAAACCACAGGGTCTTCACAAAAGCGCCGGATTTCTCAAGCAATCAGAGGTTAA
- a CDS encoding FkbM family methyltransferase yields the protein MNLPLTLKTHLKEFLIGTPFESAARSIVDLIKPPSKDILRSREDDTYVYQIMKRILDKSSNCIDVGGNMGTVLTKICQLAPLGHHYAFEPLPRLATRLQKRFPKVDVRQIALSDLEGETTFFHVVDAPALSSLKQRDYTLWGYNNAQTESIAIKTKKLDDILPPDFKVNLIKVDTEGAEFQVFKGAIRTLKTHKPYLVFEFGRTAMVDYKTTPGMMYDFLVNQCGLKMFKLNSWLEGLAPLSEREFAIICEGGSAWNFLATP from the coding sequence ATGAATCTACCTTTAACCCTAAAAACTCACCTGAAAGAGTTTTTAATTGGCACACCGTTTGAGTCTGCGGCAAGAAGTATTGTTGATTTAATCAAGCCTCCCAGCAAAGATATCCTGAGGAGCCGGGAAGATGACACCTATGTCTATCAGATTATGAAGCGGATTTTAGACAAATCCTCAAACTGTATCGATGTGGGTGGCAACATGGGGACTGTGTTGACAAAAATATGCCAACTGGCTCCCCTCGGTCATCATTATGCTTTTGAGCCGCTCCCTCGGCTGGCTACTCGGCTGCAAAAACGGTTCCCAAAGGTTGATGTTAGGCAAATTGCCTTGAGTGATTTAGAGGGAGAAACCACGTTCTTCCATGTTGTTGATGCCCCAGCACTCAGTAGTCTAAAACAAAGAGACTACACCCTTTGGGGCTATAACAATGCTCAAACAGAATCCATTGCCATCAAAACTAAAAAACTTGATGATATCCTTCCACCTGACTTCAAAGTTAATTTGATTAAGGTAGATACAGAAGGAGCAGAGTTTCAGGTTTTCAAAGGTGCTATCCGAACCTTAAAAACCCACAAGCCTTACCTAGTCTTTGAATTTGGTCGTACTGCCATGGTTGATTATAAAACAACGCCAGGTATGATGTATGATTTCCTAGTCAACCAGTGTGGTTTGAAGATGTTTAAACTTAACAGTTGGCTAGAGGGGTTAGCTCCACTCAGTGAGCGTGAATTTGCCATAATCTGTGAAGGAGGCTCTGCTTGGAATTTCTTGGCTACGCCTTAG
- a CDS encoding RNA-guided endonuclease TnpB family protein, translated as MEKSWDPTNLKVAQNQNLPQIFSPSFTSSPVGLTDSESTVRKSKKIRLFLNPKQRTLIRQWFGVSRYVFNKTVKILQIGVVKANWKAIKTGILNDLPEWCKAVPYQIKSIAIKDACTAIREAKKKYKKTSVIQRVKFRSRKNPTQSCYIPKSAVSVMGIYHTKLGVITYSESLPDNVCDCRLTSNNGNYYLVVPHKVTNLKAENQGRVVALDPGVRTFITFFSETSVGKIGNGDFSRIQRLCHHLDNLISKISKAKPGQKRRMRKAARRIVIRIQNLINELHHKAARFMLDNFDVILLPTFETAQMSKRGNRKIRSLTVRNLLNFAHYRFKEFLKHKAQETGKTVVDVCEAYTSKTVSWTGELINIGGSKVIKSKVDGRTMD; from the coding sequence GTGGAAAAATCATGGGATCCGACCAACCTGAAAGTTGCCCAGAATCAGAACTTACCGCAGATCTTCTCTCCATCATTCACGTCTTCTCCTGTAGGGTTGACGGACTCAGAAAGTACGGTTCGAAAATCAAAGAAGATTCGTCTGTTCCTAAACCCTAAGCAGCGTACGCTCATTCGTCAATGGTTTGGAGTGTCCCGTTATGTGTTCAACAAGACCGTTAAAATCCTCCAGATAGGCGTTGTAAAAGCCAACTGGAAAGCTATCAAAACCGGTATACTGAATGACCTTCCTGAGTGGTGCAAAGCAGTACCTTATCAGATTAAATCGATAGCGATTAAGGATGCTTGCACCGCTATCCGGGAGGCTAAAAAGAAATACAAAAAGACCTCCGTTATTCAACGAGTAAAATTCAGGTCTCGCAAAAATCCAACCCAGTCCTGTTATATCCCTAAGTCAGCAGTTTCCGTTATGGGGATATACCATACGAAACTTGGAGTTATAACTTACTCTGAGAGTCTTCCTGATAATGTTTGTGACTGCCGACTGACTAGTAACAATGGGAATTACTATCTAGTAGTTCCCCACAAAGTGACCAACTTAAAAGCCGAGAACCAAGGTAGAGTAGTCGCTTTAGACCCCGGAGTCAGGACTTTTATCACTTTCTTTAGTGAGACATCTGTAGGGAAGATAGGAAATGGAGACTTTTCCCGGATTCAGCGATTATGTCATCACCTAGACAATCTAATATCTAAGATTAGCAAAGCTAAGCCTGGGCAGAAACGCCGGATGAGGAAAGCTGCTCGACGGATTGTGATTAGGATTCAGAATCTGATCAACGAGCTTCATCATAAGGCGGCCAGATTTATGCTTGACAACTTCGATGTTATTTTACTTCCCACTTTTGAGACCGCTCAAATGTCTAAAAGAGGGAATAGAAAAATTAGGTCATTAACCGTCCGAAACCTGCTGAATTTTGCTCATTATCGGTTCAAAGAATTCTTAAAGCATAAAGCTCAAGAGACCGGTAAGACAGTCGTAGATGTTTGTGAAGCCTACACCAGTAAAACTGTTAGCTGGACAGGAGAGCTGATTAACATTGGTGGAAGCAAAGTAATTAAATCAAAAGTTGATGGCCGAACGATGGATTGA
- a CDS encoding glycosyltransferase family 2 protein: MKKVSVIIPVYKVKNYIAATVESVLVQTYKNFELLLIDDGSPDNSIEICQQINDPRIKVIRQDNQGVSAARNTGIRNAEGEYIAFLDGDDLWVPEKLEKHVLHLETSPHVGVSFSYSALIDETGTPLGIYQIAKTKDITTDYIMCRNPIGNGSTPVIRREVFEAIRYRESQATEDAYFDTELHNIEDVECWLRMAIKTDWHMEGLPEALTLYRIHSQGHSASILKHINSLEKVIEKTRAYAPEVIAECEKPARAYYLRFGARRALSIKEGLMATELFNKALGTYWRILLEEPLRTLLTGAAAYLLRLLPKTLYQQMEAVALKTTGASQKRRIYQEQA; this comes from the coding sequence ATGAAGAAAGTATCGGTAATTATTCCAGTATATAAAGTTAAAAACTACATAGCCGCCACAGTAGAATCTGTGCTCGTCCAAACCTATAAAAATTTTGAGCTGCTACTCATTGATGATGGATCTCCTGACAACAGTATCGAAATCTGTCAACAAATTAACGATCCGAGAATTAAAGTTATTCGTCAGGATAATCAAGGAGTATCAGCGGCTAGAAACACTGGGATTCGCAATGCTGAAGGAGAGTATATCGCTTTCTTAGATGGAGATGACCTCTGGGTTCCAGAAAAGCTAGAAAAGCATGTTTTGCATCTAGAAACATCACCCCATGTAGGAGTAAGTTTTAGCTATTCTGCGTTAATTGATGAAACAGGAACTCCGTTAGGAATCTATCAAATAGCCAAAACTAAAGATATAACTACAGATTATATCATGTGTCGTAATCCCATTGGTAATGGTTCAACACCAGTAATTCGGCGAGAAGTGTTTGAAGCAATTCGATACCGAGAGTCTCAGGCTACGGAGGATGCTTATTTTGATACTGAATTGCACAATATCGAAGACGTAGAATGTTGGCTGCGCATGGCGATTAAAACTGATTGGCACATGGAAGGTTTGCCAGAGGCGCTGACTTTATATCGTATTCATTCACAAGGGCATTCAGCTAGTATACTCAAGCATATAAATTCTCTAGAAAAGGTTATTGAGAAAACACGTGCCTATGCTCCAGAGGTAATTGCTGAATGTGAAAAGCCAGCCCGCGCCTATTATTTACGGTTTGGTGCTCGACGTGCCCTCAGCATCAAAGAAGGCTTGATGGCAACAGAATTGTTTAATAAGGCTTTAGGGACTTACTGGCGTATTTTGCTAGAGGAACCGCTTCGTACTCTGTTGACTGGGGCTGCTGCTTATTTGCTCCGACTTTTACCTAAAACTCTTTACCAGCAGATGGAAGCTGTGGCTCTAAAAACGACAGGAGCTTCACAAAAGCGCCGAATTTATCAGGAGCAAGCTTAG
- a CDS encoding glycosyltransferase family 2 protein codes for MKTVSIIIPVYGVEKYIASAVQSVINQTYQNFEVLIIDDESPDKSVNICRKLSDNRINIIHQTNRGLAGARNTGIRHAKGDYLAFLDGDDLWLPQKLERHMEHLEKFPDVGISFSRSALIDEAGNFMGAYLMPKLTNITISDLFRESPIGNGSAAVVRREVFDTIKYQDNLYGSTENYYFDENFRRAEDLECWLRIAIQTDWKIEGIPEALTLYRINTQGLSANLFKQLESLEQMIEKTRSYAPTLTSRWENISRAYQLRYLARSAVRLKVASDAVTLIHRSLSNHWRILLEQPRRTILTLIAAYMLWLLPKSLYAQIELLVSKLLNNVKKQPLVQN; via the coding sequence ATGAAAACTGTTTCGATAATTATCCCAGTATACGGCGTTGAAAAGTATATTGCTAGCGCAGTACAGTCGGTTATCAACCAGACTTATCAAAACTTTGAAGTGTTGATAATAGACGATGAATCTCCCGATAAAAGTGTCAATATTTGTCGAAAATTATCCGATAATAGAATTAACATTATTCACCAAACTAATCGGGGACTTGCTGGAGCGCGAAATACAGGAATTCGCCATGCCAAAGGAGATTATTTAGCGTTTTTAGATGGAGACGACTTGTGGTTACCTCAGAAACTGGAAAGACATATGGAACACTTAGAAAAATTCCCAGATGTCGGGATTAGTTTTAGCCGTTCTGCTTTGATTGATGAAGCTGGAAATTTTATGGGTGCCTATCTAATGCCTAAGCTCACTAATATTACTATATCTGATTTGTTTCGAGAGAGTCCGATCGGGAACGGTTCGGCTGCTGTAGTTCGTCGAGAAGTCTTTGACACAATTAAGTATCAGGATAATCTTTACGGCTCTACAGAAAATTATTACTTTGATGAAAACTTCCGTCGTGCTGAAGATCTTGAATGTTGGCTTCGCATCGCTATTCAAACTGACTGGAAAATTGAGGGAATACCTGAAGCATTAACCCTCTATCGAATTAATACACAAGGGTTGTCAGCCAATCTTTTCAAGCAGTTAGAGTCCTTGGAACAAATGATTGAAAAGACCCGTTCCTATGCTCCCACACTGACCAGCCGATGGGAAAACATTTCTAGGGCTTACCAATTGCGGTACTTGGCTAGGAGTGCGGTTCGTCTTAAAGTAGCTTCAGATGCTGTGACACTTATACATCGATCATTATCCAATCACTGGCGTATCCTACTAGAACAGCCACGGCGAACAATCTTAACCTTAATAGCCGCTTATATGCTTTGGTTATTACCGAAGTCTTTATATGCTCAAATTGAATTGCTTGTCTCTAAGCTGCTCAACAATGTTAAAAAACAGCCTCTTGTCCAAAACTAG